One window from the genome of Mesorhizobium loti encodes:
- a CDS encoding transcriptional regulator — protein MSPVRKPQPVDHSILNEMLALRLQQLEIENGGMEAFLPKTGLARGTYYTMLRGIGNPTLKTMERIASKLNMTVFELLGFEIDDARRALKKRGVDYDELTSAIRKKDEATRRVARQTRSQKLLG, from the coding sequence ATGTCGCCCGTCCGCAAACCCCAGCCGGTCGATCATTCCATCCTCAATGAAATGCTCGCGCTGCGCCTCCAGCAGCTTGAGATCGAGAATGGTGGAATGGAGGCCTTCCTCCCCAAGACGGGGCTGGCGCGAGGGACCTACTACACGATGCTGCGCGGTATCGGCAATCCGACCTTGAAGACGATGGAACGTATCGCTTCCAAGCTCAATATGACAGTATTCGAGTTGTTGGGCTTCGAAATCGACGATGCGCGCAGAGCCCTGAAGAAGCGCGGCGTCGACTATGACGAGTTGACCTCAGCCATCCGGAAAAAAGATGAAGCGACCCGGCGTGTAGCGCGGCAGACCAGGTCACAGAAGCTGCTGGGCTAA
- a CDS encoding N-acetyltransferase GCN5 yields MSSIVWQEMPIGKQHDRAAFDCGEAELNTYLQRFARQNHESGGAKTFVAVTAEDLSHILGFYSLSPASMDYARTPAIAKRGLGRYDVPVYRLGRLAVDRTIQGRGLGGGLLLAAGKRCMAVAQEVGGVALLVDAKGDQAARWYEGYGAVRLNDAPLSLVLPFAAITRAIGET; encoded by the coding sequence GTGAGTTCCATCGTCTGGCAGGAAATGCCGATCGGTAAACAGCATGACCGTGCCGCTTTCGACTGTGGCGAGGCGGAGCTCAATACCTACCTACAGCGCTTCGCGCGCCAAAACCACGAAAGCGGCGGCGCGAAAACCTTCGTCGCCGTGACGGCGGAAGATCTGTCGCACATCCTAGGGTTCTATTCCCTCAGTCCCGCTTCGATGGACTATGCCCGCACTCCGGCGATCGCCAAGCGTGGCCTCGGCCGCTACGACGTGCCGGTCTACCGTCTCGGTCGCCTCGCGGTGGATCGTACGATACAAGGCCGCGGCCTCGGTGGCGGTTTGCTACTCGCCGCCGGGAAACGCTGCATGGCCGTCGCGCAGGAAGTCGGCGGCGTCGCCTTGCTTGTCGACGCCAAAGGTGACCAGGCTGCACGCTGGTACGAGGGCTATGGTGCGGTCCGTCTTAATGATGCGCCGCTATCCCTAGTCCTGCCTTTCGCAGCGATCACCAGGGCGATAGGCGAGACATGA
- a CDS encoding cobyrinic acid a,c-diamide synthase has translation MPSIFAVANPKGGSGKTTVAIILAGEFAKHDYSVAIIDADPQGSSYQWHASSVARGLSPKGIDLVRASNEQNLAQALERLDGHDVVVIDTPGYYGPVLTHSALRADLVVLPCKVHTFDASQVVRTIRNLEQHADAANLPMNQHRVLFNEYDSLDRNTRPLREVLAYLNAEQVPVCVNALYRRITYRTMTSGHGTLYQMSDTDESIRKARYNADQVVRELLAASQGANHSDNAT, from the coding sequence ATGCCGAGCATTTTCGCCGTCGCGAATCCAAAAGGAGGTTCCGGTAAGACGACTGTCGCCATCATCCTCGCCGGCGAGTTCGCCAAGCACGACTATTCCGTCGCCATAATCGACGCGGACCCTCAGGGCTCCTCCTACCAATGGCATGCGTCCTCGGTCGCGCGGGGGCTCAGTCCCAAAGGGATCGATCTCGTGCGGGCGTCGAACGAACAGAACCTTGCCCAAGCGCTCGAGCGTCTTGACGGCCATGACGTCGTCGTCATCGACACGCCGGGTTACTACGGACCAGTGCTCACGCATTCGGCGCTGCGCGCCGACCTTGTCGTCCTGCCCTGTAAGGTTCACACCTTCGATGCATCGCAGGTCGTGCGCACCATCCGCAACCTCGAGCAGCACGCCGACGCAGCCAATCTCCCCATGAACCAGCACCGCGTCCTCTTCAACGAATACGACAGCCTCGATCGCAACACCCGGCCGCTGCGCGAGGTTCTCGCCTATCTAAACGCCGAGCAGGTGCCCGTCTGCGTCAACGCGCTCTACCGGCGCATCACATATCGGACGATGACCAGCGGCCACGGTACGCTCTACCAGATGAGCGACACGGATGAGTCGATCCGCAAAGCCCGCTACAATGCCGACCAGGTCGTGCGCGAATTGCTTGCAGCGAGTCAGGGCGCCAATCACAGCGACAATGCCACATGA
- a CDS encoding Peptidase M20 produces the protein MPEHGENIFGPAHWRGLRRQSRRLAIEGNGGGDRPKRDGIHDAAETPRPIQALSMGFWTFRVFWAHSCAGEKGLG, from the coding sequence ATGCCTGAACATGGCGAGAACATTTTTGGCCCAGCGCATTGGCGTGGATTGCGCAGGCAAAGTCGCCGCCTCGCTATCGAGGGCAACGGTGGCGGCGATCGTCCTAAGCGCGACGGAATCCACGACGCTGCTGAAACGCCTCGACCAATCCAAGCACTTTCGATGGGATTCTGGACTTTCCGTGTCTTTTGGGCGCATTCTTGCGCCGGGGAGAAGGGGCTTGGATAA
- a CDS encoding Phage integrase family protein, with product MNELVAVSIPSVPALVAAVGERARWRFLEFFTAHIRNPNTRRAYSKDVGQFLDWCQAQGVRDITEIHTLHVATYVELLTKSHAAPTAKRHVSAIRRLFDWLVTGQIIAANPALSVRPPRHSQRRGKTPILDADEARALLDSIDTSTLLGVRDRALIALMIFAFSRIGACESMKVGDVFQRQRRLWVRLHEKGGKEHEMPCHHTLEAALDAWLEASGLRDDPKAALFPSCPRRTSGDDKGWITTGKPITQPGAYQMMRRRAQAISMATIGNHSMRGTGITAYLKNGGTLEKARDMANHSTTTTTQLYDRRSDDVTLDEVERILI from the coding sequence ATGAACGAGCTCGTCGCGGTTTCCATCCCGTCCGTTCCCGCCCTGGTCGCCGCCGTCGGCGAGCGCGCCCGCTGGCGCTTCCTCGAATTCTTCACCGCCCATATCCGCAATCCGAACACCCGCCGCGCCTACAGCAAGGATGTCGGCCAGTTTCTCGACTGGTGCCAGGCGCAGGGCGTGCGCGACATCACCGAGATCCACACGTTGCATGTTGCCACCTATGTCGAGCTGCTGACGAAGAGCCACGCGGCGCCGACGGCGAAGCGGCATGTGTCGGCAATACGCAGGCTGTTCGATTGGCTGGTGACCGGGCAGATCATTGCGGCGAACCCTGCCTTGTCGGTGAGGCCGCCACGGCATTCGCAGCGGCGCGGCAAGACGCCGATCCTCGATGCGGACGAGGCGCGCGCGTTGCTCGACAGCATCGACACCAGCACCCTTCTTGGCGTTCGCGATCGGGCGCTCATTGCCTTGATGATCTTCGCGTTCTCACGGATCGGGGCATGCGAAAGCATGAAAGTGGGCGACGTGTTCCAGCGTCAACGGCGGCTATGGGTGCGGCTGCATGAAAAGGGCGGCAAGGAGCATGAAATGCCTTGCCATCACACGCTGGAAGCAGCGCTCGATGCCTGGCTTGAGGCCAGTGGGCTCCGTGACGATCCGAAGGCCGCCCTGTTCCCCAGCTGCCCGCGTCGCACTAGCGGCGACGACAAGGGATGGATCACGACAGGCAAACCCATCACGCAGCCCGGCGCCTATCAGATGATGCGCCGGCGTGCGCAAGCCATTAGCATGGCGACGATCGGAAACCACAGCATGCGAGGCACCGGCATCACGGCTTACCTCAAGAATGGCGGGACCTTGGAAAAGGCGCGAGACATGGCAAACCATTCCACCACCACAACGACGCAGCTCTACGACCGACGGAGCGATGATGTGACACTCGATGAGGTTGAGCGGATTCTCATCTGA
- a CDS encoding Molecular chaperone of HSP90 family, which translates to MLIHTSRRQLYSSFEICLQRILPDTRRIAGAACRGYFRFEVKAHECDPGYVELERSRVAARVAVAGERNGTWSIYVVHVTALEASFTGL; encoded by the coding sequence GTGCTAATACATACCAGCCGCCGCCAGCTCTATTCGAGTTTTGAGATTTGTCTCCAGCGCATTTTGCCCGACACAAGGAGGATTGCAGGGGCCGCGTGCCGCGGCTATTTCCGCTTCGAAGTGAAGGCCCACGAGTGCGATCCCGGGTACGTCGAACTCGAACGCTCTCGAGTTGCCGCAAGAGTGGCGGTCGCGGGCGAGAGGAATGGAACGTGGAGCATATATGTCGTCCATGTGACCGCCCTCGAGGCATCGTTCACGGGCCTCTGA
- a CDS encoding succinoglycan biosynthesis protein exoI, protein MDKSRYNDRSSPWRKRTGVGPSLVRRWASVPMRLVFVTTAAAFALVTQFAIHNSGSLPEINLQNLIKPRPVTIAGVASVIDGDTIEIHGQRIRFNGIDAPESAQLCDDANGFRYQCGAKSAAALDAFLAASRPTQCMFVSWDRYGRYVGNCSRADGVSVAAWMVENGQALDWPKYSHGAYAMLQEKAKAARVGIWAGTFQAPWDWRAEHRADNEQPSAIAPLLAASPSACNIKGNINARGEHIYHMPGQEYYDRTAITTSKGERWFCSEAEAVAAGWRKAKR, encoded by the coding sequence TTGGATAAATCCCGCTATAATGATCGGTCGAGCCCGTGGCGCAAGCGTACCGGCGTAGGACCCTCGCTCGTACGGCGCTGGGCCAGCGTGCCGATGCGGCTGGTCTTCGTGACGACGGCTGCGGCTTTCGCCCTGGTGACGCAGTTTGCCATCCATAACAGCGGATCGCTGCCGGAAATCAATCTGCAGAACTTAATCAAGCCGAGACCGGTAACAATTGCTGGGGTCGCATCTGTGATCGATGGCGACACGATCGAGATCCATGGCCAGCGCATTCGCTTCAATGGTATCGATGCACCGGAGTCAGCACAACTGTGCGACGACGCAAACGGCTTCCGGTATCAATGTGGCGCCAAGTCTGCCGCCGCTCTCGATGCCTTTCTCGCCGCCTCCCGGCCGACCCAGTGCATGTTTGTGTCATGGGATCGGTACGGCCGCTATGTAGGCAATTGTAGCCGGGCCGATGGGGTCAGCGTCGCCGCCTGGATGGTCGAGAACGGCCAAGCTCTTGATTGGCCAAAATACAGCCATGGTGCCTACGCCATGCTACAGGAGAAGGCCAAGGCGGCAAGGGTTGGCATCTGGGCAGGAACGTTTCAAGCGCCTTGGGATTGGCGTGCCGAGCATCGCGCTGACAATGAACAGCCATCGGCGATCGCTCCCTTGCTCGCTGCGTCGCCCAGTGCCTGCAACATCAAAGGCAACATCAATGCTCGCGGTGAGCACATCTATCACATGCCCGGCCAAGAATATTACGATCGCACCGCGATAACGACCAGCAAGGGAGAGCGGTGGTTCTGCAGCGAGGCTGAGGCGGTGGCCGCCGGTTGGCGGAAAGCAAAGCGTTAA
- a CDS encoding Phosphoglycerate kinase — MLPLARLWTWIGNLFIPLAIGWAVYVRGGLTEKPPPEGVLVSRAYWGLLVTLIVAAALMWTLAFYVQIAKRKNALLLVPPNTTFEDEAVRSRIISWATVCAFALAVSLALIVFGVRYGESQIHRWDDPLALQGDFLGSRTKAYALGCPKQPCFAIGQRIDGANSPIFGVNEYILYVSDGGLVVVVLLIVAGGVALIRANTYQPPPALFEF, encoded by the coding sequence ATGCTGCCATTGGCAAGACTGTGGACGTGGATCGGCAACCTGTTCATCCCCTTGGCCATCGGCTGGGCCGTCTATGTGCGGGGCGGCCTGACGGAGAAGCCGCCTCCTGAAGGAGTGCTGGTCTCCCGTGCCTATTGGGGTCTGCTGGTCACGCTGATCGTAGCTGCCGCGCTGATGTGGACACTGGCGTTCTACGTGCAGATCGCAAAGCGCAAGAACGCGCTGCTCCTGGTGCCGCCAAATACGACATTCGAAGACGAGGCGGTCCGAAGCCGCATCATCTCATGGGCCACGGTGTGCGCCTTTGCGCTCGCGGTGTCGTTGGCGCTCATAGTGTTTGGCGTCCGTTATGGGGAAAGCCAAATCCATCGCTGGGATGATCCGCTAGCCCTGCAAGGTGATTTCTTGGGAAGTCGGACAAAGGCTTATGCGCTTGGCTGCCCGAAGCAGCCCTGCTTCGCCATCGGGCAGCGGATAGATGGAGCGAACAGCCCGATATTTGGTGTAAATGAGTATATTCTCTACGTCTCCGATGGCGGACTCGTTGTCGTCGTCTTACTAATAGTCGCCGGTGGTGTGGCGTTAATACGTGCTAATACATACCAGCCGCCGCCAGCTCTATTCGAGTTTTGA
- a CDS encoding WGR protein: MIAQLYRLHIERRDADRNMARFYALSIEETLLGQTCLVRRWGRIGTTGRTVQHSFDTEGEAVELFLELLRAKRVRGYQPRSAYPTRRSDPVRLTEQALGVTGATPWNESPPGPRSG; this comes from the coding sequence ATGATCGCGCAGCTCTATCGCCTCCATATCGAACGCCGCGACGCGGATCGGAACATGGCGCGCTTCTATGCGCTGTCGATCGAGGAGACCCTGTTAGGCCAGACCTGCCTGGTCCGCCGTTGGGGCCGGATCGGAACCACCGGCCGCACGGTACAGCACTCCTTCGATACCGAGGGCGAAGCCGTCGAGCTCTTCCTCGAGCTGCTGCGCGCCAAGCGGGTGCGCGGCTATCAGCCGCGTTCCGCCTACCCGACGCGCAGAAGCGATCCCGTCCGGTTGACAGAGCAGGCGCTTGGGGTGACAGGAGCTACCCCTTGGAACGAAAGTCCTCCGGGTCCTCGGTCTGGTTGA